In Micromonospora inyonensis, the genomic window GGGCCGTTCGGTCTGCTCCAGACCCTCGCCGACGGTCTCAAGATGGCCTTCAAGGAGGACATCCTCCCGAAGGCGGCGGACAAGGTCGTCTACTTCTTCGCCCCGGCCGTCTCGGTGATCTGCGCGGTCACCGCGCTGTCGGTGATCCCGTTCGGCCCGATGGTGAGCATCTTCGGCCACCGGACGCCGCTCCAGGTCACCGACGTGTCGGTGGCGGTGCTGGTGGTGCTGGCCTGCTCCTCGATGGCGGTCTACGGCATCGTGCTCGGTGGCTGGGCCTCCGGGTCCACGTACCCGCTGCTCGGTGGTCTCCGCTCCAGTGCCCAGATGATCTCGTACGAGGTCGCGCTCGGACTGAGCATCGTCGCCGTCTTCATGACCGCCGGCACGATGTCCACCAGCGGGATCGTCGCCGCCCAGGCCAACGGCACCCAGCTGAACGTCTTCGGGCAGGAGTTCTCCGCCCCGGGCTGGTACGCGATCCTGCTCATGCCGAGCTTCATCATCTTCTTCATCGCCACCGTCGGTGAGACCAACCGGGCACCGTTCGACCTGCCGGAGGCGGAGTCGGAGCTGGTCGCGGGCTTCATGACCGAGTACAGCTCACTGAAGTTCGCGCTCTTCATGCTCTCCGAGTACGTCGCGATGGTGACCATGTCGGCCTTCACCGTGACGCTGTTCCTCGGCGGCTGGCGGGCGCCCGCGCCGATCACCACCTTCTGGGCGGGGGCGAACTCCGGCTGGTGGCCGATGCTCTGGTTCTTCGCCAAGGTCGTCATGCTGGTCTTCGTCTTCGTCTGGCTGCGGGGCACCCTGCCCCGGCTCCGGTACGACCAGTTCATGCGGCTGGGCTGGAAGGTCCTGCTCCCGATCAACCTGGTCTGGATCCTGGTGCTGGCCTGGCTGCGTTCGATCGAGGACTGGGACACCCGGGGCCGGCTGACCGGCGTCGGTGTGCTGGCCGGAGTGCTGCTCCTGGCCGTGCTGCTCTGGCCGAGTCGCAAGCCGGTGCGCAAGCCCAGTCTGCAGGAGCAGGTCGACAGCCGGCCGCACGGCAGTTTCCCGGTGCCCCCCATGGACCTGCAGGTGCCACCGAGCCCGCGCACCAAGCGGGTGGTGGCCGAGCGGGAGCCGGCCAACATCGGCGCCGGCCCGGACTCGAAGGAGGTGTGACGTGGGCGGGATCACCGGAACGTTCAAGGGCTTCGGCGTCACCTTCTCGCACATGTTCAGGAAGGTCGTCACGACCGACTACCCGTTCAAGCCGCCGACCCCGGCGCCGCGCTACCACGGGCGGCACATCCTCAACCGGCATCCGGACGGGCTGGAAAAGTGCATCGGCTGCGAGCTGTGCGCCTGGGCCTGCCCGGCGGACGCGATCTACGTCGAGGGTGGCGACAACACCGACGAGCAGCGCTTCTCGCCGGGTGAGCGGTACGCCAGCATCTACCAGATCAACTATGCCCGCTGCATCTTCTGCGGGCTCTGCATCGAGGCCTGCCCGACCCGTTCGCTGACCATGAGCAACGAGTACGAGCTGGCCCGGGACAACCGGCAGGACCTGATCTTCACCAAGGAGCAGCTGCTCGCGCCGCTGCTCGAGGGGATGGAGCAGCCGCCGCACCCGATGCGACTGGGCGACAGCGAGAAGGACTACTACGTCGGCGCGCTGGAGAACCCGGGCACCTCGGCCGGAGCCGAGCGCTCCCCGATGGGGCCCGGCCGGTACGCGCTCGACGAGACCCCGGGCGTGACGTTCCCCGGCGCCGAGCAGGCGGCCCAGCGGGCCGAGGCGGCCAAGGGCAGCAAGGGAGACAGGGCATGACCACGTCTACGGTGCTGGCCGCGGCGGGCGAGGTGTCCGGCGGTGAGGAGATCACCTTCTGGATCCTCGCCCCGCTGGCCCTGCTCGGCGCGATCGGCATGCTCTGGGCACGCAACGCGGTGCACTCGGCGCTCTGGCTGGTGCTGACGATGCTCTGCCTGGGTGTGTTCTACGTGCTCCAGGCGGGCCCGTTCATCGGCATGGTGCAGATCATCGTCTACACCGGCGCGATCATGATGCTGTTCCTGTTCGTGCTGATGCTGGTCGGCCGGGACTCGTCGGACTCGCTGATCGAGACGCTGCGCGGCCAGCGCGTCGCGGCGATCCTGCTCGGTCTCGGCTTCGCCGGCCTGGTCGCCGGCGGTCTGGCCCGCGCGCTCGACGGCACCACGCCGGTCGGCCTCGACGAGGCCAACGCCGAGGGGAACGTGCAGGGCATCGCCCGGCTGCTCTTCACCAAGTACGTCTTCGCCTTCGAGCTGACCTCGGCGCTGCTGATCACCGCTGCGGTCGGGGCGATGGTGCTGGCGCACGTCGAGCGGCGCCGGGAGGACAAGATGGACCAGATAGCGACCATGACGGCCCGCTTCGCCCCCGGCAACTACCCCGGCCCGAAGCCGGGCCCGGGTGTGTTCGCCACCTCCTCGTCGGTGGCCACTCCGGCCCGCCTGCCCGACGGCCGGCTGACCGAGCGCAGCATCCCCGAGATCATGCCGGTCCGGGAGCTGAGCGCGGAGGAGACGACGCTGAAGGGAACCGACCGGTGAGCGCGAGGAGTGCAGCGGAGCGGAGCCCCGCAGTCGCGAACGAAAGGCAGGCTCAGGGATGACTCCGGACTACTACCTGATCCTGGCCGCGGTGCTCTTCACCATCGGCGCGGTCGGGGTGCTCATCCGACGCAACGCGATCGTGCTGTTCATGTGCATCGAGCTGATGCTCAACGCGGCCAACCTGACCCTGGTCACCTTCGCCCGGATCAACGGTGACCTGAACGGGCAGATCATGGCCTTCTTCGTGATGGTGGTGGCCGCCGCCGAGGTCGTGGTCGGACTCGCGATCATCATGTCGATCTTCCGGACTCGACGCTCGGCGAGCGTCGACGACGCCAACCTGCTCAAGTACTAGAGGGGCCGACGCAGTGGAAGAAACTGTGCGTTACGCAGAGGCCACGGGTTTGCTCGGCAGCGTCTGGCTGCTGGTGGCCATCCCCCTGGTCAGCGCGGCGATCCTGCTGCTGCTGGGCCGGCGGGCCGACCGCTGGGGGCACTGGCTCGGCGTGGCCGCCATCGGTGCCGCGTTCGTCCTCGGCCTCACCTACTTCTTCCAGCTGCGTGGCCTGGAGAACAAGTCGGTCGAGCGAAGCCTCTGGGACTTCATCGCCGTCGGGGATTTCCGGGTGGACTTCGGCCTGCTCTTCGACCCGCTGGCCGCGGTCTTCGTCCTGCTGATCACCGGCGTGGGCTTCCTGATCCACCTGTACGCGGTGGAGTACATGTCGCACGACGCGGGTCGGCGGCGGTTCTTCGCGTACTTCAACCTGTTCGTCGCCGCCATGCTCCTGCTGGTGCTCGGCAACAACTACGTGATGCTCTACTTCGGCTGGGAGGGCGTCGGTCTGGCGTCGTACCTGCTGATCTCCTTCTGGTACGACCGGCCGAGCGCGGCCACCGCCGGCAAGAAGGCGTTCCTGATGAACCGGGTCGGCGACGCCGGCCTGGCCATCGGCATCTTCATCATGTTCGCCACCCTCGGCACCACCCAGTACGACGAGGTGTTCAACGGGGTGGGCGGCCTCGCCGGCGGGACCGTCCTGCTCCTCGGCCTGCTGCTGCTGCTCGGCGCGACCGGCAAGTCCGGCCAGTTCCCGCTCCAGGCGTGGCTCCCGGACGCGATGGAGGGCCCGACCCCGGTGTCCGCGCTCATCCACGCGGCCACCATGGTCACCGCGGGCGTCTACCTGATCGCCCGCTCCAACCCGATCTACTCGGCCAACGAGACCCTCCAGCTCGTGGTGGTCAGCGTCGGTGCGCTCACCCTGCTGATCGGCTGCGTCATCGGCGCGGCCAAGGACGACATCAAGCGGGTGCTGGCCTGGTCGACGGTGAGCCAGATCGGCTACATGTTCCTCGGCGTGGGGCTCGGCGGCGCGGCGTACGCGCTGGCCATCGTGCACCTGCTGGCGCACGGCTTCTTCAAGGCCAACATGTTCCTCGGGGCCGGCTCGGTCATGCACGGCATGCGCGACCAGGTGGACATCCGCCGCTTCGGCGGGCTGTCGAAGTACATGAAGATCACCTGGATCACCTTCATGATGGGCTGGCTCGCCATCATCGGCATGTTCCCGTTCTCCGGCTTCTTCTCCAAGGAGCCGATCATCGTGGCCGCGTTCGAGCGGGACGACTGGACGGCCTGGCTGTTCGGTGGCGCGGCGCTGCTCGGCGCGGGGCTGACCGCCTTCTACATGACCCGGCTCTTCGTGCTCACCTTCCACAGCCCGAAGCGGTGGACCGAGGACATCGAGCACCCGCACGAGTCGCCGGCCCTGATGACCATCCCGCTGATCCTCTTGGCCGCCGGCTCGGTCGGTGCCGGTTTCCTCCTCTCCACCTCCGTGCCGGACTGGCTGACCGCCACCGCCGGCCTGGGCGGCGAGGAAGGGCACCACGAGGCGGTCCTGTCGCACACCGTCATCACGGTGCTCTCGCTCCTGGTCACGGTGCTCGGTGCCGGGTTGGCCTGGATGCTGTTCCGCAACGGCACCGCCACCGCGCCAC contains:
- the nuoH gene encoding NADH-quinone oxidoreductase subunit NuoH, yielding MNAVYLAQDPTLADFGRDPWWLVLIKIVFAFAFGLLATLLGVWFERRVVGYMQVRPGPNQIGPFGLLQTLADGLKMAFKEDILPKAADKVVYFFAPAVSVICAVTALSVIPFGPMVSIFGHRTPLQVTDVSVAVLVVLACSSMAVYGIVLGGWASGSTYPLLGGLRSSAQMISYEVALGLSIVAVFMTAGTMSTSGIVAAQANGTQLNVFGQEFSAPGWYAILLMPSFIIFFIATVGETNRAPFDLPEAESELVAGFMTEYSSLKFALFMLSEYVAMVTMSAFTVTLFLGGWRAPAPITTFWAGANSGWWPMLWFFAKVVMLVFVFVWLRGTLPRLRYDQFMRLGWKVLLPINLVWILVLAWLRSIEDWDTRGRLTGVGVLAGVLLLAVLLWPSRKPVRKPSLQEQVDSRPHGSFPVPPMDLQVPPSPRTKRVVAEREPANIGAGPDSKEV
- the nuoI gene encoding NADH-quinone oxidoreductase subunit NuoI codes for the protein MGGITGTFKGFGVTFSHMFRKVVTTDYPFKPPTPAPRYHGRHILNRHPDGLEKCIGCELCAWACPADAIYVEGGDNTDEQRFSPGERYASIYQINYARCIFCGLCIEACPTRSLTMSNEYELARDNRQDLIFTKEQLLAPLLEGMEQPPHPMRLGDSEKDYYVGALENPGTSAGAERSPMGPGRYALDETPGVTFPGAEQAAQRAEAAKGSKGDRA
- a CDS encoding NADH-quinone oxidoreductase subunit J encodes the protein MTTSTVLAAAGEVSGGEEITFWILAPLALLGAIGMLWARNAVHSALWLVLTMLCLGVFYVLQAGPFIGMVQIIVYTGAIMMLFLFVLMLVGRDSSDSLIETLRGQRVAAILLGLGFAGLVAGGLARALDGTTPVGLDEANAEGNVQGIARLLFTKYVFAFELTSALLITAAVGAMVLAHVERRREDKMDQIATMTARFAPGNYPGPKPGPGVFATSSSVATPARLPDGRLTERSIPEIMPVRELSAEETTLKGTDR
- the nuoK gene encoding NADH-quinone oxidoreductase subunit NuoK; translated protein: MTPDYYLILAAVLFTIGAVGVLIRRNAIVLFMCIELMLNAANLTLVTFARINGDLNGQIMAFFVMVVAAAEVVVGLAIIMSIFRTRRSASVDDANLLKY
- the nuoL gene encoding NADH-quinone oxidoreductase subunit L, which codes for MEETVRYAEATGLLGSVWLLVAIPLVSAAILLLLGRRADRWGHWLGVAAIGAAFVLGLTYFFQLRGLENKSVERSLWDFIAVGDFRVDFGLLFDPLAAVFVLLITGVGFLIHLYAVEYMSHDAGRRRFFAYFNLFVAAMLLLVLGNNYVMLYFGWEGVGLASYLLISFWYDRPSAATAGKKAFLMNRVGDAGLAIGIFIMFATLGTTQYDEVFNGVGGLAGGTVLLLGLLLLLGATGKSGQFPLQAWLPDAMEGPTPVSALIHAATMVTAGVYLIARSNPIYSANETLQLVVVSVGALTLLIGCVIGAAKDDIKRVLAWSTVSQIGYMFLGVGLGGAAYALAIVHLLAHGFFKANMFLGAGSVMHGMRDQVDIRRFGGLSKYMKITWITFMMGWLAIIGMFPFSGFFSKEPIIVAAFERDDWTAWLFGGAALLGAGLTAFYMTRLFVLTFHSPKRWTEDIEHPHESPALMTIPLILLAAGSVGAGFLLSTSVPDWLTATAGLGGEEGHHEAVLSHTVITVLSLLVTVLGAGLAWMLFRNGTATAPQPAGVLVTAARRNLYTDAFNEAVFEKPGIFLTRALVYLDNRGVDGLVNGLAAAVGGGSGRLRRLQTGFVRSYATSILTGALLVVAAFLAVQAGWLA